In Oryza brachyantha chromosome 2, ObraRS2, whole genome shotgun sequence, a single window of DNA contains:
- the LOC102717591 gene encoding peptidyl-prolyl cis-trans isomerase CYP40-like: MEGGGGVGEGEGSTAAAAEMVVRNPRCYLDVSIGGDMEGRIVVELYASVAPRTAENFRALCTGEKGASVATGTPLHYKGSCIHRIVKGFMVQGGDITAGDGTGGESIYGPNFGDENFVLKHERKGMLSMANAGPNTNGSQFFITTTRTPHLDGKHVVFGRVIKGMGVVRSMEHVSVGEADCPTTDIVIVDCGELPEGGSDGVVNFFKDGDLYPDWPNDLDEKPTDISWWMNAVDSAKSFGNENFKKKDFKAALKKYRKAMRYLDLCWEKEEIDEEKSSALRKTKSIILTNSSACKLKLGDLKGALLDADFALREAEGNPKAFFRQGQARMALNDIDAAVESFKHALQLEPTDGGIKRELAAVKKKIADRRNQERKAFSRMFQPSGGSEKIDEENI, translated from the exons atggagggcggcggcggtgtcggcgagggcgagggcagcaccgcggcggcggcggagatggtgGTGAGGAACCCGAGGTGCTACCTCGACGTGAGCATCGGCGGGGACATGGAGGGACGGATCGTGGTGGAGCTCTACGCCTCTGTGGCGCCGCGCACGGCGGAGAACTTCCGCGCGCTCTGCACCGGCGAGAAGGGCGCCAGCGTCGCCACCGGCACTCCGCTTCACTACAAG GGCTCATGTATTCACCGGATCGTCAAAGGTTTTATGGTGCAAGGAGGGGATATTACTGCTGGTGATGGAACAGGGGGAGAGTCAATATATGGACCGAATTTTGgggatgaaaattttgttctgAAGCATGAGAGGAAAGGGATGTTATCAATGGCTAATGCTGGTCCCAACACAAATGGTTCTCAGTTTTTCATCACTACAACCCGGACACCGCACCTTGATGGGAAACATGTTGTTTTTGGAAGGGTCATAAAAGGAATGGGGGTGGTTCGCTCAATGGAGCATGTTTCTGTTGGAGAAGCCGATTGTCCAACTACTGATATTGTCATTGTTGATTGTGGAGAACTACCAGAAGGTGGCAGTGATGGAGTTGTAaactttttcaaggatggtgaCTTGTATCCTGATTGGCCAAATGATCTTGATGAAAAGCCTACAGACATTTCTTGGTGGATGAATGCTGTTGACTCTGCAAAATCTtttggaaatgaaaatttcaaG AAAAAGGATTTCAAGGCAGCCCTCAAGAAGTACAGAAAAGCCATGAGGTACTTAGATCTTTGCTgggagaaagaagagataGATGAAg AGAAGAGCTCAGCACTACGGAAGACAAAGTCAATTATACTCACAAATAGTTCT GCTTGCAAGCTGAAGCTGGGAGACTTGAAGGGTGCTTTATTAGATGCAGACTTTGCATTGCGCGAAGCGGAGGGGAACCCAAAAGCTTTTTTCCGTCAAGGACAG GCACGCATGGCACTCAATGATATTGACGCTGCAGTTGAGAGCTTCAAGCATGCTCTGCAGTTGGAGCCAACCGATG GAGGAATTAAGCGGGAGCTAGCTGCTGTAAAAAAGAAG ATTGCTGACAGACGGAATCAGGAGCGGAAAGCATTTTCGAGGATGTTCCAGCCTTCGGGAGGTTCAGAGAAGATCGATGAG gaGAATATCTGA
- the LOC102717869 gene encoding armadillo repeat-containing protein 6 isoform X1, whose protein sequence is MAIAISQDAFDAMVRENMEDLGMDPDEALADAVDALTLQGADLSGIIKRVPGEAAEAEVSPVMRVLDELKASAAANDSASGRSEEGIDMLASLLDELRELCSGEGLENAAVAVRNGAVEALVALCASAGVKQERLLASGFKALSSLLRAIQFVDVGSTEKFRQSEGPQVVMDILKGGSRSSDILESGFRVVAAASAGNEVVKECFMDLNVDELILQAMREESNSNVQSLYDAIRVLLTPDDNRVVASQVYGYSRRFAETGIAVVLVNALREKVAPSSLPSACAALKAIAVNDEICRSISENGGIDVLLQCIDEASEQKNKVIARSCCSLLSKLAGSDANKTTIIERGGFDRFLKLTSRFSEDPPVIQEVMSMVTILALRSPENAARAMGAGYGTLAIRAMQKFPSSAQTQKQACLMIRNLVVRNPENRTILLNNGVEKLIRKAKVMHASCKDAATSALRDLGVDNYNS, encoded by the exons TGGAGGACCTCGGGATGGACCCCGACgaggccctcgccgacgccgtcgatGCCCTCACCCTCCAGGGCGCCGACCTCTCCG GGATCATAAAACGAGTGCCCGGAGAggccgccgaggcggaggtgagtCCGGTGATGCGGGTGCTGGACGAGCTGAAGGCCTCCGCCGCTGCGAATGATAGTGCCAGTGGCAGGTCCGAGGAGGGTATCGACATGTTGGCCTCTTTGCTCGATGAGCTGCGCGAGCTCTGCTCCGGCGAGGGGTTGGAGAATGCGGCGGTCGCTGTTCGGAATGGCGCCGTGGAGGCGCTCGTCGCCCTGTGCGCGTCGGCTGGGGTTAAGCAGGAGAGACTGCTTGCCTCGGGCTTCAAGGCGCTAAGCTCCTTGCTCCGGG CAATTCAATTTGTAGATGTTGGAAGCACTGAAAAGTTCAGACAAAGTGAAGGGCCCCAAGTTGTCATGGATATTTTGAAAGGAGGATCCAGAAGTTCAGATATACTGGAAAGTGGCTTTAGGGTTGTGGCTGCAGCATCTGCGGGCAATGAAGTTGTTAAAGAGTGCTTTATGGACCTGAACGTTGATGAACTCATTTTGCAAGCTATGAGGGAGGAATCAAATAGCAATGTGCAAAGCTTATATGATGCTATACGTGTTCTATTGACACCTGATGACAATCGAGTGGTGGCTTCTCAA GTATATGGATACTCTCGGAGATTTGCAGAAACTGGGATTGCAGTAGTTCTTGTCAACGCACTACGTGAGAAAGTTGCTCCTTCCAGCTTACCATCAGCTTGTGCGGCTCTGAAGGCGATTGCTGTCAAT GATGAAATATGCAGGTCCATATCTGAAAATGGTGGGATTGATGTGCTTCTTCAATGTATTGATGAGGCTAGTGAGCAAAAGAACAAAGTTATAGCAAGATCTTGCTGCTCCCTGTTGTCCAAG CTGGCTGGAAGTGATGCAAACAAGACTACCATCATTGAACGAGGTGGTTTTGATAGGTTCTTGAAGTTGACATCCAGATTTTCTGAAGACCCGCCAGTAATACAAGAG GTAATGTCTATGGTGACTATCCTTGCATTGCGGTCACCAGAAAATGCTGCTCGAGCAATGGGAGCAGGGTACGGTACTCTGGCTATACGGGCAATGCAGAAGTTCCCCTCCTCTGCCCAGACTCAGAAGCAAGCCTGTCTTATGATCCGTAATCTTGTCGTCAGGAACCCTGAAAACCG GACGATCTTGCTTAATAATGGTGTGGAGAAGCTTATTAGGAAGGCCAAGGTGATGCATGCAAGCTGCAAAGATGCTGCCACATCTGCCTTGAGGGATCTGGGCGTGGACAACTACAATTCATAG
- the LOC102717869 gene encoding armadillo repeat-containing protein 6 isoform X2, with protein MAIAISQDAFDAMVRENMEDLGMDPDEALADAVDALTLQGADLSGIIKRVPGEAAEAEVSPVMRVLDELKASAAANDSASGRSEEGIDMLASLLDELRELCSGEGLENAAVAVRNGAVEALVALCASAGVKQERLLASGFKALSSLLRDVGSTEKFRQSEGPQVVMDILKGGSRSSDILESGFRVVAAASAGNEVVKECFMDLNVDELILQAMREESNSNVQSLYDAIRVLLTPDDNRVVASQVYGYSRRFAETGIAVVLVNALREKVAPSSLPSACAALKAIAVNDEICRSISENGGIDVLLQCIDEASEQKNKVIARSCCSLLSKLAGSDANKTTIIERGGFDRFLKLTSRFSEDPPVIQEVMSMVTILALRSPENAARAMGAGYGTLAIRAMQKFPSSAQTQKQACLMIRNLVVRNPENRTILLNNGVEKLIRKAKVMHASCKDAATSALRDLGVDNYNS; from the exons TGGAGGACCTCGGGATGGACCCCGACgaggccctcgccgacgccgtcgatGCCCTCACCCTCCAGGGCGCCGACCTCTCCG GGATCATAAAACGAGTGCCCGGAGAggccgccgaggcggaggtgagtCCGGTGATGCGGGTGCTGGACGAGCTGAAGGCCTCCGCCGCTGCGAATGATAGTGCCAGTGGCAGGTCCGAGGAGGGTATCGACATGTTGGCCTCTTTGCTCGATGAGCTGCGCGAGCTCTGCTCCGGCGAGGGGTTGGAGAATGCGGCGGTCGCTGTTCGGAATGGCGCCGTGGAGGCGCTCGTCGCCCTGTGCGCGTCGGCTGGGGTTAAGCAGGAGAGACTGCTTGCCTCGGGCTTCAAGGCGCTAAGCTCCTTGCTCCGGG ATGTTGGAAGCACTGAAAAGTTCAGACAAAGTGAAGGGCCCCAAGTTGTCATGGATATTTTGAAAGGAGGATCCAGAAGTTCAGATATACTGGAAAGTGGCTTTAGGGTTGTGGCTGCAGCATCTGCGGGCAATGAAGTTGTTAAAGAGTGCTTTATGGACCTGAACGTTGATGAACTCATTTTGCAAGCTATGAGGGAGGAATCAAATAGCAATGTGCAAAGCTTATATGATGCTATACGTGTTCTATTGACACCTGATGACAATCGAGTGGTGGCTTCTCAA GTATATGGATACTCTCGGAGATTTGCAGAAACTGGGATTGCAGTAGTTCTTGTCAACGCACTACGTGAGAAAGTTGCTCCTTCCAGCTTACCATCAGCTTGTGCGGCTCTGAAGGCGATTGCTGTCAAT GATGAAATATGCAGGTCCATATCTGAAAATGGTGGGATTGATGTGCTTCTTCAATGTATTGATGAGGCTAGTGAGCAAAAGAACAAAGTTATAGCAAGATCTTGCTGCTCCCTGTTGTCCAAG CTGGCTGGAAGTGATGCAAACAAGACTACCATCATTGAACGAGGTGGTTTTGATAGGTTCTTGAAGTTGACATCCAGATTTTCTGAAGACCCGCCAGTAATACAAGAG GTAATGTCTATGGTGACTATCCTTGCATTGCGGTCACCAGAAAATGCTGCTCGAGCAATGGGAGCAGGGTACGGTACTCTGGCTATACGGGCAATGCAGAAGTTCCCCTCCTCTGCCCAGACTCAGAAGCAAGCCTGTCTTATGATCCGTAATCTTGTCGTCAGGAACCCTGAAAACCG GACGATCTTGCTTAATAATGGTGTGGAGAAGCTTATTAGGAAGGCCAAGGTGATGCATGCAAGCTGCAAAGATGCTGCCACATCTGCCTTGAGGGATCTGGGCGTGGACAACTACAATTCATAG